The Vicia villosa cultivar HV-30 ecotype Madison, WI linkage group LG1, Vvil1.0, whole genome shotgun sequence genome includes a region encoding these proteins:
- the LOC131648429 gene encoding putative cysteine-rich receptor-like protein kinase 20, whose product MVMPSKTIFLFILVCFINFITIQANNNNNNNFRWSSYSNIHETTPTSIFQINLKTLLSYLSSNATANKEFHNATVTDINNSSNTVYGLFMCKGDVPAHLCSQCVTNVTSYNDWESGCSLCKDMVIWYDMCMVRYSDKYFFSTLDLFSSSSSSCSAVDVSNQTISKRLVSETLNEVADKAANFSIGIKRYATKDVIVSGLQNLYFQAQCTPDLSPQDCRKCLNESITQVLRNCNRDSNYVMTGDSKTSGCYIRYDVYPFYRSINAPTILELDPASNTTNSNYIRK is encoded by the coding sequence ATGGTAATGCCATCAAAGACCATCTTTCTCTTTATCCTTGTTTGCTTCATCAATTTCATAACCATTcaagcaaacaacaacaacaacaacaattttcgATGGTCTTCTTATTCAAACATCCATGAAACCACTCCAACCAGTATCTTTCAAATAAATCTCAAGACCCTTTTGTCATATTTATCATCCAACGCTACTGCCAACAAAGAATTCCACAACGCTACAGTGACAGACATAAACAACTCCTCCAACACAGTCTATGGTTTGTTTATGTGCAAGGGTGATGTCCCTGCTCATCTTTGTAGCCAGTGCGTCACAAACGTGACCAGTTACAATGATTGGGAAAGTGGTTGCTCCCTATGCAAAGATATGGTGATTTGGTACGACATGTGCATGGTGCGATATTCCGACAAATATTTCTTCTCCACTCTTGACTTATTTAGTTCATCTTCTAGCTCCTGCTCCGCTGTCGATGTGTCTAACCAGACTATATCTAAGCGTTTAGTTTCTGAAACTTTGAATGAAGTGGCAGATAAAGCAGCCAatttttcaattggcatcaagaGGTATGCTACAAAGGATGTTATCGTATCTGGATTACAGAATCTTTATTTTCAAGCTCAGTGCACACCTGATCTGTCACCACAAGATTGCAGGAAATGTCTGAATGAATCCATAACACAGGTACTTCGGAATTGTAATAGGGATAGTAACTATGTAATGACAGGGGATTCTAAAACTTCCGGATGTTACATCAGATATGATGTGTACCCTTTCTATCGCTCTATTAATGCTCCTACAATATTAGAACTTGATCCGGCTTCCAATACAACAAATTCAAATTATATTAGGAAGTAA